A part of Arthrobacter dokdonellae genomic DNA contains:
- a CDS encoding SRPBCC domain-containing protein, whose product MTISDALTGTTTQVCQVLIRASAQRIWDAITTPEFTIRYFHGARVQTTGETGTPFRYYAPDGTTLWGGEIIQEADPPHKLAVPLRSLYDADMAAEPRSRGTWLIEEQGRGVCLPTAVHDRLENSPTTAKSIGGIGWLTVIDGLKTLLESGQPLFDADPPARPEFQRDA is encoded by the coding sequence ATGACCATCTCGGACGCGCTCACCGGCACCACAACCCAGGTCTGCCAGGTCCTAATCAGGGCGAGTGCCCAGCGGATCTGGGACGCCATCACCACACCGGAGTTCACCATCCGGTACTTCCACGGAGCCCGCGTCCAGACGACCGGCGAGACCGGCACCCCATTCCGGTACTACGCGCCCGACGGCACCACCCTGTGGGGCGGCGAGATTATCCAAGAGGCCGACCCGCCGCACAAGCTGGCCGTTCCCTTGCGCTCGCTCTACGACGCGGACATGGCCGCCGAACCACGCAGCCGGGGCACCTGGCTGATCGAGGAACAGGGCCGTGGCGTCTGCCTGCCCACCGCGGTGCACGACCGTCTGGAGAACTCCCCGACGACCGCCAAGAGCATCGGCGGCATCGGATGGCTGACGGTCATTGACGGCCTGAAGACGCTGCTCGAGAGCGGACAGCCACTCTTCGACGCGGACCCGCCAGCCAGACCGGAATTCCAGCGGGATGCCTAG
- a CDS encoding ArsR/SmtB family transcription factor produces the protein MDDDDPVFKALADPTRRRLLDQLFERDGRALGELDTDVEMTRFGVMKHLKVLQDAGLITSGKVGRERLLFLNPVPIQLIHDRWINKYTERRVSALTELKAQLDGEQ, from the coding sequence ATGGACGACGACGATCCGGTCTTTAAAGCATTGGCCGACCCGACCCGCCGCCGCCTGCTGGACCAGCTCTTCGAGCGCGACGGCCGGGCGCTCGGCGAATTGGACACCGACGTGGAGATGACCCGTTTCGGCGTAATGAAGCACCTCAAGGTGCTTCAGGACGCCGGACTCATCACCTCCGGCAAGGTCGGGCGGGAACGGTTGCTATTCCTCAACCCGGTCCCGATCCAGTTGATCCACGACCGGTGGATCAACAAGTACACCGAGCGACGCGTCAGCGCGCTCACCGAACTCAAGGCACAGTTGGACGGCGAGCAATGA